The genomic window CGAGATATTAAAAAGGTTAAATAAAAATGGTTTCTTGATTGCTTTTGATAAAGATGAATTCGCAATAAAAAAAGGAAGCGAAGCTCTTAGTCAAATCAGTGATCGCTTTGCTATTATTAAAAGTGACTTTAGATATATTAAACACGAATTAGCAAAACTTGGAATTACTCAAGTTGATGGAATCATAGCTGATTTAGGGATTAGTTCTCCTCAAGTTGATGATGCTTCACGTGGTTTTAGCTACAATAAAGACGCAAAACTTGATATGCGCATGGATCAAGAACAAGGTCTTGATGCTCATTATATTGTTAACAATTATACTGATGTACAATTAGCTAACATTTTTACAAAATACGCTGATGTAAAGCTTGCTATGCGAGTTGCGAAAGCAATTGTAAAGTGTAGACCAATTGATACAACTTTAGAATTAGTTGATGTTATAAAGAGTGCATATCCCGCCGCTCTACTTAGAGCAAAAAATCCTGCAAAAGCAGTATTCCAAGCGTTACGAATTGAAACTAACAATGAATTCGAATCGCTTGAACTGATGCTTAAAGATGCAGTTGGCTTATTAAAAAGCAATTCATCATTAAGTATTATTACATTCCACTCTTTAGAAGATCGTATCGTAAAAAATTTTTTTAAAGATTTAATTACAAGCAATCTTCCAATTAAGATGCCGATTATAGAAGAAAAAAAATATACTGCCAAACAGATAATTCCTTCACAACGTGAATTAGAAGAAAATAAACGCTCAAGAAGTGCTAAATTAAGAATTTTAAGCAAGATTTAATTTAGAAGGGAGGTGGTTATGAGAAAATATTTTTTAGATTTTAGAGTTAGTAAAAATTATATTAGTTGAACAGTTCTGGAAGACTGTGAAACAAAACAAAAAACAGTTAGAGTGAGCGAAAAGTTAATTCCAGTTAACTCAAGCGACATTACTAAAATGTTTGACTCTATTAAAAAATATCTTAACAACCTTCCTTTGAATAAAAATGTTATTACAAATGTTATCTTTAATGATGATGTCCTAAGTAATTTAGAAATTAAACTCATTGAAACACATTACTTGCAAGAATGTTTTTCAGCAGATAAAAGTGTTAAAGATGAATTAAGTCTACAATTATCAAAGCATTTTCACAGTAGTGAATACATTCCAGTAACAATTACAAGCTACCGATACTTAGCTTACCAAAAAGTTTCAGTTAAAGAATATTTGCAATTCCCTCTTAATAAGCAATTTAGCAAATTAATTTCAAAAAATTCTGCATTTGTGACTACAGATATTGAAACGCTCAACAATATTCAAAGATTATTTGAATACAACTTTGATAAAGTTAATTACTTTATCAAAACTCAGTCATTAGCAAACTATTATAAAGAATTTGACGGATTTAACTTATTATTGGACACTGAAGATTCGTACTCATCACTTTCGCTTATTTACAATGGTGCAGTTATTAAATATAAACGTTTATCCGTGGGTATGGATAAAATTTATGAGATGATTAACCAAAATAGTAGATTAACAAAATCTAATACAGACATTCAAAATATTATTCGTTATTTAACAAAAAGTAAAAACATTAATATTCTTGATGATGGAGTGGTGTCCATCAAAAAGATGCTTGATGAATTTGCTGTTTGCTATATAAAGCTAATATCAGAATTTCTAAATTGTGATGAACTCAAGGATCAAAAAATCAATATGTTAGCCTTAAGTGGTGTTTTGGCTAACATAATCGAAGCCAATTTGAATCCATCAACTTTCAATCTTAATAAAGTGCACAATTTATATAGGGATAATTCCGAAAGTATATTCTTAAATAATGATATTGCTATTTTACAATCAAACTTAATGACTAAACTTGATGAAGAAGATCAAAACAAAACAGTAAACACGATCACTAATAGAATTAATAACGAGATCAATCCGCGTAAATCATTTTTAAATAAAATATGATATGCAATCACTAAATAAAAATTGGAGAAAACATGCAAGAAAATAACACACAACAAGAAATTAAAAAACCAAATTTCTACAACCCTTTTGATGATAATGTGGTTGAAGAAACTCAAAAAGACGATTTAGATGAACAATTAATTAATGAAAACACTGCTAAAATTAAGTTAAAAGTTATCGGAATCGGTGGTGCTGGTAATAATGCTGTTCAAATGATGGAATTGGAAAAATACCCTTCAGTTGAATTTATCGTTGCAAATACCGATGCACAAGCACTTGCAAAAAATAAATGTCCAAACAAACTTGCACTCGGAAAAGAATCTCGTGGATTAGGTGCTGGTAGTGATCCTGAAGTTGGGCAAGCAAGAGCTAAAGAAAGCTCTCGTAAAATTGAAGAGAAACTTAAAGATGCAGATGTTGTAATTATTACTGCTGGTCTTGGAGGTGGTACTGGTACAGGTGCTGCCCCAGTTGTGGCCGAAATTGCTAGAAATAATGGTGCATTAACAATTGCTATTGTAACTACACCTTTTTCTACAGAAGGTAGAAAACGTACTAGAATTGCAAAAGAAGGTATTGAAAAACTTAAAGAAAAAGTTGATTCATACATTGTTCTTTCAAACGAAAGATTGTTACAACAATATGGTGATGTTCCTATTGATGACGCTTATACAAAATCAAATGTTTATCTCAAAAATATCATCAATACCATACATGATATTCTTTACAGAATAGGGACAATTAATATTGACTTTGCTGATATGCGTAGAATACTTGAAAAATCAGGATTAACACTTATTGGGCTTGGACAAGCATCAGGAAAAAACCGTGCAACCAAAGCGGTTGAAAAAGCATTCCAAAATAACTTATATTCAACAGAAATTTGTGGTGCTGAAAGATTCTTAATTAACATTCAATATGATAAATCTGCAACATTAAATGAAATTAAAACTGCTGTAGATGAAGTTAATAAATTCTTAAATACAAATAGTTCAATTGATGAAGATGACATTATTATTGGTCAAGAAAGAATTGAAGGTGAAACTGACCTATTTAAAGTTTCAGTTATTGCCGGGCGTGTAATTGAAAGAAAAGATGTTGAAGCAAATAAAGCTACAACAAATGTAATTGAAGAATCAAAAAATAATGAAGTCGATATCATTAATAATTTAAATTCAGAAAATGAAGCTGAAGCTAAATTAGATGAAGTTAAAGAAGAAAAAGAAACATTAGTTTATGATACTTTAGAGATCGAAAACGATTCTGAAACTCAAAATGATGACTTTAATTCAAACTTCTTAGATCTAGATGAAGATGAAACAAAATTCGATGACTCAAAAGTTGATAATTGATTTTAGATAGTCGATGTGAGAAGAGTACTTTGATCAAAGTAACTTATTGTTCTGAAAAATTTTGCTAGCACCCAAGTGTGGTGCTTTTTTCATTTCAAAATCTTTATAATATATATAAGGTAGAAAACTGAGATTTTTAAGGTGCAGAAATTGAAAAAAATTCCATATTATATATGCAAAAACGAGATTATCCACCGATTCTAGTCGAATTGAAATATAATTTAAATGTACAATTTAATGAAAGGAATTTTATGAAATCAATTAGTTTACCAAAAGAAATGAAAGCTTTAGTTTTTCAAGCTAAAGGAAAAATCGAAATAGTTAAAAAACCAGTTCCTCAAGTTGGACCAAACGACCTTTTAATTAAGGTTACTACAACAACAATTTGTGGTACAGACATTCACATTAAAAAAGGTGAATACCCAGTTGTTCCAGGTTTAACAATCGGACACGAATCAGTAGGAACAGTAGCAGCATACGGTGATAATGTTACTGGATTTGAATTAGGGGAAAGAGTTCTTGCTGGAGCTATTACACCTAGTGGATTTACAGCGGCTTGTCAATATGGACAAGGTTCACAAGATGGAGTTGGAGAAGTTTACGGATATAAAGCAACTGCTGGATGAAAATTTGGAAATATCGAAGATGGATGTCAAGCAGAATATGTTCTTGTTAAAAATGCTATGGCTAACGTAGCAAAAATTCCTGCAACTTTAACAGACAAACAAGTTTTAATGTGTCCAGATATTCTTTCAACAGGGATTAAAGGATCAGAAAACGCTGACATTGTTTTAGGAGATACAGTAGTTCTTGTTGCTCAAGGACCTATTGGACTTAGCGCTACAATTGGTGCTAAATTATTAGGAGCTTCAACAATTATTGCAGTTGATGGTGAAGATGCTCGTTTAGAAATGGCTAAAAAATATGGAGCTACACACACAATTAACTTCAAAAATAAAGATGTTGTTGAAGAAGTTAGAAGAATTACAAATGGGCGTATGGCTGACGCTGCTATTGAATGTTTAGGACTTAACTCAACATTCCAAACATGTTTAAGAGTTTTACGTCCTGGAGGTAAACTATCATCAATCGGAGTTTACTCTGAAGATTTAGTAATTCCACTTGACTCATTTGCAGCAGGTCTTGGAGATCACCAAATTAAAACATCATTATGTCCTGGTGGATCAGAAAGAATGCGTCGTTTAATGCAATTGATTGAAAACGGAATGATTGATACAACAAAACTTGTTACACATGAATATGATTTTGATAAAATCGTTGAAGCTTACGAATTATTCGAAAGCCGTAAAGACGGTGTATTAAAAATCGCTGTAAAAGTAAGTTAATGATAATAATCATAATCAGCAACCTTTATGGTTGTTGTTTTTTATTGTTTTATGTATAATATTTAAAATTATTTTAAGGAGTCAAAAATGATTAATGTTAATGAATTTAAACCTGGTATAACATTCCAAGATGAAGGTGATATTTTTGTTGTTTTAGAAGCTCAACACTCAAAACAAGGACGTGGTCAAGCTAACGTTAAAGCTAAAGTTAAGAACTTACGTACCGGTTCAACAACAATTAAGTCATTTACTGGTGGAGATCGTGTTAAACCAGCACATATTGATAAAAGAAAAATGAACTACTTATACAATGATGGAGAAAACATTGTCTTAATGGATAATGAAACTTACGAACAAGTTGAAATTCCTCTTAAAAATGTTGAATGAGAATTAAACTTCCTTAAAGAGGGTAGTGAAGTTCAAATTCGTGTATTTGAATCTGAAGTTCTTGATGTTGAATTACCTATTAATGTTGAATTAAAGGTTTCAGAAGCTCCTGATGCTGTTAAAGGTAACACAACAACTAACCCTCAAAAGAAAGTTGTTTTAGAAACAGGATTTGAGCTTGAAACACCTATGTTTGTTAAAGAAAATGATGTAATTATTGTTTCTACTGAAACAGGTAAATACGTCGGAAGAAGTAACTAATTATGAATTTTGTAACAGTTGATTTTAATTTAAATCAATTTTTCTCTGTTCAAGAAAGCGCTTTTAAACAAGTTATTAAGCAAAGTTTTAATTTAAATAAACAAGTAAAAATGGTAAGTGAACCAAAAATAAGCTTTGAATATGATAAAAAAAATATACATATTTTCTTAGATATAAAAATTAAAAATGATGCTGAAATTGATCTAGTATTAAAAGAAATTACAAAAAATATTGAGTTAGGTGTTGTAAATTTAATTGATACAAAACCAAAAAATATTCAATTTAATATTCTTGGATTTTTATAAAAAAAGAACTGATTTTTTCTTTTGAAAGCAATCAAAATGAAAAAAATAAGTCTTTTTTTTTTTTTTTTTGATTTGTGATATGAAAATATAAAAATATATAAATAACTTTTTCAGCTTATTTATAGTTCTAAAAATATCGTTTCATATTTATGGAATCATTATTGCAAAAAGAGTTGCAGTAACTTCACAAATTTATATAAAGATTTAAAATTTAAACAAATAAGAATATTAATAAAAAATATTAATTTTTTTGTTTTCAAATTAAATAAATTTTAGAGTACGAAAGGTTATTATGAGTGTTAAAAATAAGAAATCTAAAATAATTTATACTTCAGCAGCTGTTTCTGCTGGTGTTGCTTTAGGATTGGGAGCTTATACATTTTCAATTCATGAAAATAAACTCTTAAAAGATGATTCTAATAAGAACACTAAATTTGAAGAATTGATTTCTAAGAAAAATGAAATTGAAAAACTAATTCAAGAATTAGGGGCAGAAAATGTTTCTGATGAATTGTTAAAACTTTATGATGAAATTGTTAACAAAATGGAATCTAATTCTGTTTCGGTTGATGAAGTTTTCGAGTTAGTTAATAAAACTGAATATTTAGTTGCTTTTGAAAAAGTTAGAGATGATATTAGAAATGATAGAACAACAGATAATTCAATTGAAGATTTAAAGAAATTATTCAAAAATAGTTCTACAAAAGAAAAAGCAAGTGAATTGATTGATTTATACAAAGAACAAATCAAAAATGTTTCTTCTAAAGAAGACAAAAATCAATTATTAAATGAGTTAGAGAGTAAACTATTATCTCTTTATAATGAAGAGAATTTAATTAATGCCAACTTAGAAAAAACAATAATTAGAGCTAATGGACTACTTAATGATCCTAACTTTGTTATTTCAAATGATTTAAGAAGTCAAATTGAATCGCTTATTAAAAATGCTAATGATGCTGAGAACTTAGATGCAAATACTTCTGAGATTTTATCAAATAGATTAAATGATTTGATTGATTCAGCAATTACTGAAAACAACAAAAACATTTCAGAGTTCGAAAAACTTCGTAAAAAAGCAAATGCGGCATTAGAAAATTTAAAAACTCAAAATCTTGATCAATCAGTTAAACAAGAAATTGAAAAACAAATCAATGATTTAATTAAATCAGCATCAGAGGCGCCTAACGAAGACAATTACTTCTTAAACTATGACTTATTAAACAAAAAACTTGATTCTATAATTGATAGTGCTTCAAAATATGACAAGTCTATTGAAGAATTAAAGGAAGAGTTAAGTAACAATCTAAATACTGATTTTGAATTTAGAAAAAATGAAGAGGCATTAAAAAATAAATTTAATGAATTAACAGAACAGTTATCTAACTCAGACTTAAACAACAAATCTAACTTAATCGATGCAATAAGAAAAGTAGAAGACTCAAAAAATAAAGTTTTAGCTTTAAGAAACGAATTTGATAAATCAAAAGATAAACTTAACAAGTTAATTAGTGAAGGAAAAGTAACAAGTGACTTTGCTAATATTCTTGATAATTTATTCAATTCATTAACTTCAGAAGAATTAACGAATCTTGATTTTGACCAAACAGTTAATAACTTAGAAAAGAAATTAGCTGATTTTAATTCAAATATTAACAATCAACTTTTACTTAAAGACGAAATTAATGATTCAATCAAGGATTTAAATGATTTAGTTACAAATGGACTAAATGTTGATAAAGAAGTTGCTAACAAACTTAAAGAGGACTTAGAGGCTCTTAAAAATACTTATCCTAAGAATGAAGAAGAATTTAAACAAATGTTTAATAAATTCAATGAATTAAGCACTCAACTTAAAGATCTTCACAAAAAAGAATTGGCTGATTTAGCTGAAGCTAACAAAAAATACTTAGAAAAAGATTACATTGATGAAGATAGCAAAAAACGTCTTGAAGCTTTAATTAATTCTTCTGAATCTTTAGCAAACCCTAATTCTTCATCAGTTTTATCTCAAATTAAACCTAAAGAAGAATTATTAAGAGAATTTCTTAAAAACAATCAAAAACTTGAAAACAGATATGAATTCAATAATAATCTTGATGATTTTTGAAATTCAAGTATTGAAGGATTTGATAGTTCTAAGGTTGATGCAGATTTAGAAAAAAATGTAGACAAATTCTTTAGTGACTTAAAAGAGGAAATTAACTCAATTAATGAAGACAATTCATTAAGTAACGAAGAAAAACTAGAAAAAATTAATGAGTTGATGAAAAAAGCTGAATTAGCTAAAAAGAATGCTGAAAAACTTAAAGATTATTCAGTGATTGCTAAGGAATCTCTTGAAGTTACAAATGAAATTGATCCAGTGTTACGTCAAGCTTTAAAAAATGCTGCAAAAGATATAACAGACACAATCTCAGCAAATAATGATAAAGTATTAGATTTAGATACTTTAAATGTTGATGAAATGAGTGAAGAATTAAAAAATAAAATAAATGATTACAAAGAACTCAGAGATGCAATCATCGGAAATAGACTCTTTGAAGATACAATGAACAAAATCAATTATGAGTTTGTTAATGATCGTGAAAATGATGAAGATACTCCAATGCAAACTGCATTAAAAAACAAGTTAAATGAAATTAAATCTAAGTTAGATAATCCTAATATTACTGAAGCTGAAAAAAGCAAACTTAATGATGAAATGATTACATTAAGAAATAATATCGCTACAGCTCATCAATTAGAAGTAGCTAACAAAAAATTAAAAATTGATGTAGAAAATTCTGAATACTATGACTTTGGTGATCACAAACCTGAAGATTTAATCAATGAAGCAAATAATTTAACAGATGTAATTGATAATTTAATTAAGGCTGAACAAACTAATCCTGATTACATTCTTTCACCTAATGATTCAAACAATAAATTAAAAGACAAATTAGATCAAGTTGAATACTTAGATGGAAAATTAAATAAAGAAGTTGCTCGTAATAACTTAGTTAATACAGTTGATAATATTAGTGTCAATAAAACTGATTTTGTTGGTGAACCTTTTGATACTATTAATAAATCTATTGATGATTTAATTCAAGATTCAAAAGCTTATACAGATGCTAATAGTTCAAAAACTGCAGATGAAATTAATGATTTTAACTTTAGAGTGCAAGCTAATATAGAATTAGCACAAACATTAAATAATGCACAACAACAAATTAAAAACTTATCTGATGATAATAGAGATTTTATTCTTCAAAAAATGACTGACATAGCTTTAGCTAATAAAATAAATGCTGAAGATAGTTTTGCAACTATTCAAGAAAAAACTAAAAAAATAAGAGATGCTATTACTCAAATTAGTAATGAAATTAAAGCTGAAGAAGCTCTTAAAGAATTAGATAAAGTATTCCCTAAACCTGATAGTGTTGATAATAGAGCTATATACTCTGAAGAACAAGAAAAATATCAAGAACTTTATGATGGACTTAAACAAAAATACGAAAACATTGTTAATGATGATAGTATAGTAAATAAAAATAGTAAGCTAATTGGTTTAATAACAGAAATTAATAAAGCTAAAAATAATGCTGAATTAGCTAAAAAGCAATTAGACACTAATTACAATAATCAAGTTCAACTTATTAAAACTGAACTTGAAAAATATAAAGAGTCTGCACTTAAAAATAATGTTAACCCATTATATTTAAGTAAATTGGAAGCTGAATTTAATAAATTAATTGATAATAGTAGTAAATCTACAACTACAATGGAAGATTTAGCAAATATCAAAGATAAGATTAGATTTGAATATGCTAAAGATGAATTAGAAACAGCTAAAAAAGTTGTTGAAGATTTCATGGATGAAAGTTTCAATACTAATGCTGAAGTTGAAGAATTAAAAAATAAATACCAAAGCAATATTCAAGATACAATTAATCAAATTTACAATAGCGTTAAAGATAATCCTAACGCTTCGCTTTCAGATTATTTAGAAGCTAAGAAATTAATTGATGCAGCAAAAAAATATGCTGAAGGTGCTAAAAATGTTATTGACAGAATTGTGGTTTTAGACGAAGATGCTAAAAAACCTGAAGAAGATAGAAAATATTCAATTAATTCACAACCTCTTAAAGATGCAATGGAAAAAAACCAAATCAGTTTTGATAAGTTAACCAATCCTGATTTTGAATCATTACTTCAAGATACAACCACTAAAACTAATAATATTGAAAAAGTATATAATGATTCTTTAACATTTAATGAGTTAAAGAATGACTTATTAGACAAAATTAGTGAATTCAATACTGAGTCACAATCAAATATAACAAGTGATTTAGATGATAAAGAATTTGCAACTGTTTTTGCTGAAACTATTAAAAAGATCAAAGATAAAGCGCTTAATATTAAATACGATCAACTTTCATCTGATTCAAATTCATTAGAAACAGCAAAGAGTGAATTATTAGATGTTGAACAAGAATTAAAAGCTCTTAAATCTAATTTTGAACTAATTCAAAAAGCTTCAAATTCAGCAAGAGTAGCTCAGGATGAAATTGATGCTATTGCAAAATTAAATCCAGCATCAGAAATTCAAACAAAAATTAAAGAAAAACTTGAATCTTTAGCAGAATTACAAAGAGAAACATATGATGGTCAAGATGTAAGTGCTGACAAAATTAACAAAACTTCAACAGAAATTACAAGTTTAGTAACAATTCTTAAAAACATTAGAGAATTTGATGTTAAATTATCTAATTTACAAAATAAAATAACTTCAAACTTAAATCTTAATGATGTTCAAGTTACAAATAGTACTACAAATATTAAAAATAATTTACCACTAGTTTCTAGTGACGCTCAAACTAGAGTTAATTCATATTTAACTCATTTAAGAGAATCAATGGATAATTTAGGTAAAGATTTAGAAAACATTAATGTAACAAAAATTACTCAATTAAACAAAAACTTATCTTCATTTAGTGATTTAGTTGAATTGCAAATTACTAATATTGCGAAATATAATGAAATTAAGTCAAATGTTGATAAAGCAACAAGTGATAATGAAAAGAAAATTCACGAATGATCATATAAATTCCTCGGTGATTCAATTATTAAATCTGCTTTAATTGATGTAAATGATAATGAAGTTGTATTTAATAGTAACTTAAATATCTTGGACATTGAATCAAAAGAAAAAGCTCGTATTTACAAGGACAGACTTGAAGATTTTAAAGCTGTTAGTGAATATAAAGACGAAATGCTTAAAAAATTCACAGTTGCTGGAAGAGATACTGATTTACACAATGAACTTAAAACTGCATTAACAGCAGCGTATGATAAAACTCTTGAAGAGATGGCCTTTAATGGTACTAAAGATACTGATATTAATCCTGAAATTAAAGATAAGTCAAATTACCAATTTACTCAATCTATTGAAACACAAACAAATAATTTACTTATTTTCTCATCAGATAAAAAACAAAGTCTTAACTTAATTCATGTTCAAGTAGATAAATATATTGCTGGAGTTGAATTAATTAACGAAAAAGTTGTTAAAGCTAATGGGGATTTCCAAAACCTTAAAAATAATCCTCAATATAGTAAATTACCAATCATTTCTGCATTTATTACTGAAACTGAAAGATTAGTTGAAGAAAATAAAAATGCTTGAGTAGTAGATATCTCTCCTACATCAATTAATTCTAAAAAAGAAGCACTTGAAAACTATTTATTAAGAATTGATTTATTAAATGCATATGCTAAAGCTAAAATTAGTTTAGAAAATGATATTACTAATGGTACTTTAACAGCAGCTGAAGGTGCTCCATTACAAAAAATTATTACTAATCTTGAAAATGAAATTCAAAATATTTCAGGAAATAAATCTCAAAGTTATTATGATTCTTTAAAAGAAAAATACTTAGAAGGTAATACTGAAACTTCTCTTAAGAAAGCTAAAGCAAATACATTAAGTTTAAAAACTGAAATTAAAAATGCTGAAACTGTTAAAGCTAAATATGAAGAGTACAAAAAACTTCACCCTAACTTTGTTGGAAGTGCTGATATGATCGCTCTTTATGCTAAGTTAGATCAAATCATCGCTACAGCTAAAACTAATATTACAAATATTGATAATAGAAATGAAAAAGAAAAAGAAAGTTCTATTTCTGCTATTAATGATAGTGCCTTTGGTATTATTGCCGAATTACAAGACAAAAAATTAACTGAAGCAAAACAACTTCTTAGAGAATCAAATAGAATTAATAGCTTTATGGCTGTTGAATATACTCAAACTAATAGTCCAAAATTAAATGACTTTGATGCAATAGCTATTCAAACATTAGACAGTTTAACTGTACCTTCACTTTCAAACTTTGATTGAATTAACAATACAAATGATTTAATGAATGCTGCTAGAGAAAAAATTAAACAACAAAAAACAGCATTATTCAATTTTGAAAGAAGTCAAATTGTTGAATCAATTAAAAAATCAAAATTATATAGAGATTTATTCAAAAATGGAATTAACAATATTTATACAAGCGAAGCTTTAAAAACAATTGCCGGTATTAGTGAAGTTCAATACAAAAATATTGATGATGCATTAAATGAAATAGGTGATGAAGCAAATATCAATATCCCTGATACTGATAAAGATTTTGCAGATGAAAATTATAAAACCCACATTTATAACGACATTAGAAGTAAGAAAATTAAATTAGATAATGCTTACAATAGTATTAAGTCTACTTCAAGAATCACTTTAAATAACCTTAAAGATGCTTATGATAAATTCAATACTCAAGTTACTACTAATGGAACTAATGATGCTAAAACTATTAAAGATTATTTAAATGCTGAATCTAAATTTGATAACAGCAATTTACAAACTTTAATTACTGAATATACTTCTAAAGTTAATGCATTTGCTACTACTGATGTTTTACCAACATTAGAAGAAGAAAAAGCAAAAGATTACAATGATGTATTCACTGGTTACAAAACTTTCTTAACAAAATTAATTGATGATAAGTTAGCTTATGAAAAATTATTATTTAAAGACACTAATTCACTTAAGACTATATTAAATACTTATATTAATAATAGAAAAGATGTTGAAAAATTATTAGAATTAATTGCTGGTGATAATTACAAAACACTAGTTCAAAACAATGATAAATCTAAACCATTCTATGAATTTATACAAAAATACAACGATAAATACGCTTCAATTAAGAATATTATTGATTCAATGAATGCAAATATAATTGAAACTTCAAAAATTTCTACCGC from Mycoplasma anserisalpingitidis includes these protein-coding regions:
- a CDS encoding MAG3720 family protein — translated: MRKYFLDFRVSKNYISWTVLEDCETKQKTVRVSEKLIPVNSSDITKMFDSIKKYLNNLPLNKNVITNVIFNDDVLSNLEIKLIETHYLQECFSADKSVKDELSLQLSKHFHSSEYIPVTITSYRYLAYQKVSVKEYLQFPLNKQFSKLISKNSAFVTTDIETLNNIQRLFEYNFDKVNYFIKTQSLANYYKEFDGFNLLLDTEDSYSSLSLIYNGAVIKYKRLSVGMDKIYEMINQNSRLTKSNTDIQNIIRYLTKSKNINILDDGVVSIKKMLDEFAVCYIKLISEFLNCDELKDQKINMLALSGVLANIIEANLNPSTFNLNKVHNLYRDNSESIFLNNDIAILQSNLMTKLDEEDQNKTVNTITNRINNEINPRKSFLNKIWYAITK
- the efp gene encoding elongation factor P, coding for MINVNEFKPGITFQDEGDIFVVLEAQHSKQGRGQANVKAKVKNLRTGSTTIKSFTGGDRVKPAHIDKRKMNYLYNDGENIVLMDNETYEQVEIPLKNVEWELNFLKEGSEVQIRVFESEVLDVELPINVELKVSEAPDAVKGNTTTNPQKKVVLETGFELETPMFVKENDVIIVSTETGKYVGRSN
- a CDS encoding zinc-binding dehydrogenase, with protein sequence MKSISLPKEMKALVFQAKGKIEIVKKPVPQVGPNDLLIKVTTTTICGTDIHIKKGEYPVVPGLTIGHESVGTVAAYGDNVTGFELGERVLAGAITPSGFTAACQYGQGSQDGVGEVYGYKATAGWKFGNIEDGCQAEYVLVKNAMANVAKIPATLTDKQVLMCPDILSTGIKGSENADIVLGDTVVLVAQGPIGLSATIGAKLLGASTIIAVDGEDARLEMAKKYGATHTINFKNKDVVEEVRRITNGRMADAAIECLGLNSTFQTCLRVLRPGGKLSSIGVYSEDLVIPLDSFAAGLGDHQIKTSLCPGGSERMRRLMQLIENGMIDTTKLVTHEYDFDKIVEAYELFESRKDGVLKIAVKVS
- the ftsZ gene encoding cell division protein FtsZ is translated as MQENNTQQEIKKPNFYNPFDDNVVEETQKDDLDEQLINENTAKIKLKVIGIGGAGNNAVQMMELEKYPSVEFIVANTDAQALAKNKCPNKLALGKESRGLGAGSDPEVGQARAKESSRKIEEKLKDADVVIITAGLGGGTGTGAAPVVAEIARNNGALTIAIVTTPFSTEGRKRTRIAKEGIEKLKEKVDSYIVLSNERLLQQYGDVPIDDAYTKSNVYLKNIINTIHDILYRIGTINIDFADMRRILEKSGLTLIGLGQASGKNRATKAVEKAFQNNLYSTEICGAERFLINIQYDKSATLNEIKTAVDEVNKFLNTNSSIDEDDIIIGQERIEGETDLFKVSVIAGRVIERKDVEANKATTNVIEESKNNEVDIINNLNSENEAEAKLDEVKEEKETLVYDTLEIENDSETQNDDFNSNFLDLDEDETKFDDSKVDNWF
- a CDS encoding MMB_0454 family protein — encoded protein: MNFVTVDFNLNQFFSVQESAFKQVIKQSFNLNKQVKMVSEPKISFEYDKKNIHIFLDIKIKNDAEIDLVLKEITKNIELGVVNLIDTKPKNIQFNILGFL
- the rsmH gene encoding 16S rRNA (cytosine(1402)-N(4))-methyltransferase RsmH is translated as MNQNLHYSVLLKETIESLNIKEDGIYVDLTLGMGGHSAEILKRLNKNGFLIAFDKDEFAIKKGSEALSQISDRFAIIKSDFRYIKHELAKLGITQVDGIIADLGISSPQVDDASRGFSYNKDAKLDMRMDQEQGLDAHYIVNNYTDVQLANIFTKYADVKLAMRVAKAIVKCRPIDTTLELVDVIKSAYPAALLRAKNPAKAVFQALRIETNNEFESLELMLKDAVGLLKSNSSLSIITFHSLEDRIVKNFFKDLITSNLPIKMPIIEEKKYTAKQIIPSQRELEENKRSRSAKLRILSKI